The following are from one region of the Dreissena polymorpha isolate Duluth1 chromosome 2, UMN_Dpol_1.0, whole genome shotgun sequence genome:
- the LOC127866402 gene encoding adenylosuccinate lyase-like, with translation MEPRSRRRQDHDDAELYSVAKAFHDHALPRKKMAAPLEAGPNIENMSQDLTKYRTPLVSRYASPEMAYNFSDMKKFTTWRKLWTWLAKAEKTLGLTITDEQIAEMDSNLNNIDFDRAAMEEKKRRHDVMAHVHTFGACCPKAAPIIHLGATSAYVGDNTDLIVMRDAFDIVLPKLARCIQRLSVFAEEHKSLPCLAYTHLQPAQLTTVGKRTCIWIQDLLMDLRNLERARNDLRFRGVKGTTGTQASFLALFEGNEEKVEILDKLVTQMADFKQHFLICGQTYTRKVDIDCLTTLASLGASIHKICTDIRLLANFKEMEEPFEKDQIGSSAMPYKRNPMRSERCCALSRHLMCLVQDPLMTHSVQWMERTLDDSANRRISLAEAFLTADIVLSTLQNISEGLVVYPKVIERRIKLELPFMASENIIMAMVKAGADRQECHEQIRVLSQEAGNVVKLEGGDNDLLERIKRNPYFAPIRSQLSSILDPATFTGRAPSQVTQFLAEEVKPAIKPYSGKLDEISELDL, from the exons ATGGAACCGCGAAGTCGGCGTAGGCAAGATCACGACGACGCCGAGTTGTACAGTGTGGCGAAGGCTTTTCACGATCACGCTTTACCCAGAAAGAAAATGGCAGCGCCCTTGGAAGCCGGTCCGAATATAGAAAATATGTCCCAAGATTTAACTAAATATCGGACTCCTCTTGTGTCACGTTATGCCAGTCCCGAGATGGCATACAACTTTAGCGACATGAAGAAATTCACCACCTGGAGAAAACTGTGGACGTGGCTTGCCAAGGCGGAAAAG ACACTTGGGCTGACAATAACAGATGAACAAATAGCTGAAATGGATTCAAACCTTAACAACATTGATTTTGATCGTGCAGCTATGGAGGAAAAGAAGAGGCGACATGATGTGATGGCCCATGTACATACGTTTGGTGCCTGTTGTCCCAAGGCAGCTCCAATAATACATTTAGGAGCAACTTCAGCTTATGTTGGTGATAATACT GACCTGATAGTGATGAGAGATGCCTTTGATATTGTTCTACCAAAg CTTGCCAGGTGCATTCAGCGCCTGTCCGTGTTTGCAGAGGAACACAAATCCCTGCCATGTCTGGCCTACACTCATTTGCA ACCAGCACAGCTTACAACTGTTGGTAAAAGGACCTGCATTTGGATCCAAGACTTGTTAATGGACTTGAGGAACCTGGAGCGGGCGAGGAACGACCTGCGGTTCCGAGGGGTGAAGGGCACCACTGGCACTCAGGCCAGCTTTCTGGCATTGTTTGAAGGAAATGAAGAAAAG GTTGAAATCCTTGACAAACTTGTAACACAGATGGCAGATTTTAAGCA ACATTTCCTGATTTGTGGTCAGACATACACGAGAAAGGTGGATATTGATTGCCTTACAACACTGGCCAGTCTTGGGGCATCGATACACAAG ATTTGTACAGACATTAGGCTGTTGGCAAACTTCAAAGAAATGGAGGAACCTTTTGAAAAGGATCAAATTG GCTCCAGCGCTATGCCGTACAAGAGGAACCCAATGCGCAGTGAGCGTTGCTGCGCACTGTCCCGTCATCTGATGTGTCTAGTACAAGACCCTTTGATGACTCACTCCGTTCAGTGGATGGAGAGAACGCTGGATGACAGTGCTAATAG ACGAATAAGTCTTGCAGAAGCCTTCTTGACTGCTGACATCGTATTGAGCACGTTGCAGAATATATCAGAGGGTCTGGTGGTCTATCCGAAG GTGATTGAGCGCAGGATAAAGCTGGAACTGCCATTCATGGCCTCTGAAAATATCATCATGGCAATGGTGAAAGCTGGTGCTGACAGACAG GAATGCCATGAGCAAATCCGTGTGTTATCCCAGGAGGCAGGGAATGTAGTCAAGTTGGAGGGCGGGGACAATGATCTGTTAGAGAGGATCAAGCGCAACCCCTACTTTGCTCCAATACGAAGCCAGCTGTCGTCCATTCTTGATCCAGCAACATTCACAGGGCGGGCTCCATCTCAG GTTACTCAGTTTCTAGCAGAGGAAGTGAAACCTGCCATTAAGCCTTACTCTGGGAAACTGGACGAAATATCAGAACTGGACTTATAA
- the LOC127866419 gene encoding palmitoyltransferase ZDHHC4-like isoform X2, whose protein sequence is MLGDSWLSGRVVPPVLQNIIYNLFKYLLYRRNFVFQLIYVGGCILAHSIWAIDMIPILRHHYPNENHIFWPMCAVLCNYIFWHFAWIDDPGVLNSKNQPNYTRVYDCDEVLYESGKVCSTCQIPKPARSKHCSICNKCVHRFDHHCIWTNNCVGALNHRYFILFMATLLVGLAHGMYVTSVTLLAYAKDVNLFSASFMNDEGQLQQMTLSVAFQHLFMELPRVVFIASAVLVLIILVGIFFCHHLYLVITNQTTNERHKLQELSYHHMLCDPKQNLRSRTNKTGSKCMPNNLSGYRPYSRGYFNNLLEVFLPHNFIIFRLKTKK, encoded by the exons ATGTTAGGCGATTCCTGGTTGAG TGGAAGAGTTGTGCCACCAGTGCTACAGAATATTATTTACAACCTCTTCAAGTACCTTTTGTATAGAAG GAATTTTGTGTTTCAGCTGATATATGTTGGTGGCTGCATACTAGCCCACTCTATATGGGCTATAGATATGATTCCCATCCTGCGTCACCACTACCCCAATGAGAATCATATATTCTGGCCCATGTGTGCCGTGCTGTGTAACTATATCTTTTGGCACTTTGCCTGGATTG ATGACCCAGGTGTACTTAATAGCAAGAATCAACCAAACTACACAAGAGTCTATGACTGTGATGAGGTTCTGTATGAAAGTGGAAAAGTTTGCTCTACCTGCCAAATTCCAAAGCCAGCCAGATCCAAACACTGCA GCATTTGCAATAAATGTGTACACCGTTTTGATCATCACTGCATATGGACCAACAATTGTGTAGGGGCTCTCAACCACCGTTACTTCATTCTCTTCATGGCAACACTGCTGGTGGGGCTAGCTCATGGAATGTATGTCACCAGTGTTACACTTCTAGCCTATGCTAAGGATGTCAATCTGTTCAGTGCGTCATTTATGAACGATGAAGGGCAGCTTCAGCAGATGACACTGTCTGTCGCTTTCCAG CATCTGTTCATGGAACTCCCCCGTGTTGTGTTCATTGCCTCAGCAGTCCTGGTACTGATCATTCTGGTGGGAATATTTTTCTGCCATCACCTGTATCTTGTGATCACAAACCAGACAACGAACGAGCGCCATAAACTTCAGGAGCTGTCCTATCACCATATGCTATGTGATCCAAAACAAAACCTCAGGTCAAGAACAAACAAAACTGGAAGCAAGTGTATGCCAAATAATTTGTCTGGCTATAGACCATACTCAAGAGGTTATTTCAATAACTTATTGGAAGTTTTTCTACCTCATAACTTTATAATATTCAGATTAAAGACAAAAAAATAG
- the LOC127866419 gene encoding palmitoyltransferase ZDHHC4-like isoform X1, with protein MEFLNALVFYLMLFVVGSLCLLYRDAPILSTGLLGHVRRFLVECSGRVVPPVLQNIIYNLFKYLLYRRNFVFQLIYVGGCILAHSIWAIDMIPILRHHYPNENHIFWPMCAVLCNYIFWHFAWIDDPGVLNSKNQPNYTRVYDCDEVLYESGKVCSTCQIPKPARSKHCSICNKCVHRFDHHCIWTNNCVGALNHRYFILFMATLLVGLAHGMYVTSVTLLAYAKDVNLFSASFMNDEGQLQQMTLSVAFQHLFMELPRVVFIASAVLVLIILVGIFFCHHLYLVITNQTTNERHKLQELSYHHMLCDPKQNLRSRTNKTGSKCMPNNLSGYRPYSRGYFNNLLEVFLPHNFIIFRLKTKK; from the exons ATGGAGTTCTTGAATGCCCTGGTGTTCTACCTGATGCTGTTTGTAGTTGGAAGTCTGTGCTTGCTCTACAGGGATGCTCCAATACTCAGTACTGGATTACTAGGGCATGTTAGGCGATTCCTGGTTGAG TGCAGTGGAAGAGTTGTGCCACCAGTGCTACAGAATATTATTTACAACCTCTTCAAGTACCTTTTGTATAGAAG GAATTTTGTGTTTCAGCTGATATATGTTGGTGGCTGCATACTAGCCCACTCTATATGGGCTATAGATATGATTCCCATCCTGCGTCACCACTACCCCAATGAGAATCATATATTCTGGCCCATGTGTGCCGTGCTGTGTAACTATATCTTTTGGCACTTTGCCTGGATTG ATGACCCAGGTGTACTTAATAGCAAGAATCAACCAAACTACACAAGAGTCTATGACTGTGATGAGGTTCTGTATGAAAGTGGAAAAGTTTGCTCTACCTGCCAAATTCCAAAGCCAGCCAGATCCAAACACTGCA GCATTTGCAATAAATGTGTACACCGTTTTGATCATCACTGCATATGGACCAACAATTGTGTAGGGGCTCTCAACCACCGTTACTTCATTCTCTTCATGGCAACACTGCTGGTGGGGCTAGCTCATGGAATGTATGTCACCAGTGTTACACTTCTAGCCTATGCTAAGGATGTCAATCTGTTCAGTGCGTCATTTATGAACGATGAAGGGCAGCTTCAGCAGATGACACTGTCTGTCGCTTTCCAG CATCTGTTCATGGAACTCCCCCGTGTTGTGTTCATTGCCTCAGCAGTCCTGGTACTGATCATTCTGGTGGGAATATTTTTCTGCCATCACCTGTATCTTGTGATCACAAACCAGACAACGAACGAGCGCCATAAACTTCAGGAGCTGTCCTATCACCATATGCTATGTGATCCAAAACAAAACCTCAGGTCAAGAACAAACAAAACTGGAAGCAAGTGTATGCCAAATAATTTGTCTGGCTATAGACCATACTCAAGAGGTTATTTCAATAACTTATTGGAAGTTTTTCTACCTCATAACTTTATAATATTCAGATTAAAGACAAAAAAATAG